ATTATTAGTgcttaaaaatcaaataattGTATCTAATGATATGGGAAAAGCCCAAATTAtcctctctcttctttttttattttttttatttttggtgagTGAGATGCATGGGTATTTTCTTCATAGACTAGTCCCATCTATCCTGTTTTTGCTTTTTATGGCTATGAAAGCAAGGGATTATTGTGCCTAAAAATATTAATCTCATCTGCTCATGACTAACCCACCCACTAAAGCCCCTTCAAAACTGATCAGTACTTTACTTTTAGTCACATTATTTAAAatctataatttaaaattttactttttccATTAAAGATGAAAGCCTAACTTATCGTCCTCTTGTCTTTTGCTTTTAGctttttttctttccttctccaTTTTAGATCTTGTAAGATCAAGTCAGAAGCAGCTCAAAGCTAGATTTAATTGTATTGAGAAAACTCCTCcaacaaaaaaattatacatatttttttgGATCTGATCTCTTTAGACACTAGATCCCGCACATTGTAAGTAACACGCAGTATTTGCATAATTTTAATTTCAATTAtgattaatataaaattatttcaattatGAATAAAATTACTTATAATATATAGATTGAGAAAGTATATCTATAACGCTTTTGAATTTGATATGGAGCAAGCAAACACAAGAGTGAGTGATTAGTGGAAGCAACTTccatatttaaatataatgaaggtTTTGTCACTTCACAAACTACTATAATATTATTCTATGAAAATGTCCAAATAAAGTAATCAAAGTATGCTTTTCTTCTTTCAATCTTCAGCAACTAGAGGCCCAATGCCACAATATATACTAACTTTtaccaccaaaaaaaaaaaaaaaaagaccaatGGAAAATGCTCACTTAAAACAAAATTTTCATATCAATCAAAGTACTTAATTTAAAGTAAATATCTATAACATTTGGTTAACAGCTGGATTTTAAATTGGACTCGACTCAACTCAACACAACCCTGCCCTATCTTGTTTATTCCCTATACATAAAACCCACAAAttagaatttaaaataaaatagccCTCTCAAGTGAAAAAGTAGGCTGGgccattttattttaagtttgcCCACCGTCCAAAACTGAAGGAAAAGGTAGCAATAATAAGAGAAGAGTGCCAAAAATGGAAAGCTCTTGATTTTAGTGGTGGAGTATCTATCTGTATCTACTTATGCAAAATCCTGAGAATATCTCAATCTGAATCCACTGTTCTACCACTAAGAACGCTGAAAACTTGCCTGAGATTTCCTCTTGATGGCCGGGCATTTACTGCAAATTTGCAAATCAGAACTAATATTTTCCTCATTTCCAATTTGGTAATGCAATTCTGGCTGAAAAACTTCCCACCATCAAATGTTCCTGTTGGAATAGTACAAAAGTTGAGACATTCAGTACATTCAATAATATTTGGAAAGAGAATTTCCCATTCTACAAAGGGATTAATAAGCCATCTTGGGCAAAGTTGTAACACAAAGGGGTAAGTGGGAAACTAATGGTTCAAATTATACAAAAAAAGATAGTGTAAAAATATGCAACAAATAAATGTTTACATGAAACACAGAAGAAAAATGGCAGGAGCTATGAACTccccaattttattttattttattttttaaacaaaaaaaacctTTGGAAATTGGGAAAGCAATAAGGTATTAAGTCAATGTTACCTTCATTATCAAATAATGATATCAAGATTGCCAAACAGACACATACACTGATATCCTCCCCTGGACATGGAAAACACTAGAACACATTAGAAGATATAAATGGTGTGAACTAGGATTTTTGATAAGGATAAGCATCCTACTTTGATATCCATTTTTCTAGTTCAGTTACAAAAGGTGGTACAGCGGAAATATGACATATGAATGAATACAACACATGAATAAGTAGATGAGTTTGAATGTTCTCGAATCCAGAATAGagttaaaaaaatgttatatatCTATAACAAATGGCTGAATTTTAATGTCAATTAAGAAAATGAGGAAGGGAGCTTCACAGGCCTTACCATTATGACAACAAATTAGAAGTTTCTTCCCTTTGCTTAGATTTAACTTAGCAAACTTAACTGCGGAAGGGAGACTCTTTACTAAGGAAAAGCGATCAAACTTTGATGTCTGAAAAGAAAAGGGCATAAATAAGTGAAACAAAGACAAAAAATTAATCTAAAATACACAGCAAATTCCTTTAATTTCTTCCAAATTTACCAGTATATGAAGATGCAAATATGTTTCGGGATCTTGAAGAAGGGCAGAGACAGATTTTTCATTACAATCTATTATGCAATCAACTTTCGATAGATTTTCAGCTACACAAACAAAGTAACAGAGAGTTAGCCATATGAAAAAGAGAGTAAATGAATCATTGAGAGCAAATTTGATGAAGCTGATGTTTTGCCttaaaatttacacaataaaatgACTTGTAACTCGAGGGAGTTGATCTACATAATACATATGGCATTTGCACAAAATCAAAaggaaattaaaaataaaaaatgaaaatcagGCCAGGTGTGCGGGAAATTGTTAGAAGCTTTAATCTCCATGCATTGTATATCACATTCTAAATTGTAGACGACATACTATATAGAGAGTCGTGTACCAAATAATATCTCTATAGTTCATGTATTTGAATAATGTATAACTTCCCAAACCAAACAAAGTGTTCAAGAAGACACATAATTTTTGTACTTACAAGAACCACAAGAAAAgagcaaaaataaataattatatacttTGAATTGAAGTACtccaatttttaatttttatttcacTGTCTTATTAAGAACAAAAGCCATTGTAGGTTGCCAACCATAAAGGGAAAAAACAAAAGATGAAAAACTCAACAATTGTAAGTTTGTTTTTGTTCAGCATACCAGCTTGGGGTGTGCCTAAGGCAATATTAGTTTCTCCCAACCAAAATATTGCCTGGTCCTCATCACAAGACTTCAAATTATCTTCAATGTTTAAGATATCCAAAGAAAATTGTGATTCTTTATGTGATAGATTAGCTGGGTTGCCTGCCAACTTTGTTGACTTGACAATGACTTGAGGAGCATTCTGTCCTCTTTGTGCACGATATACTCGATCCTTTTCGACCATATCAGCTACCTTTTGATTACATGAATCAGGTCCTGAGTTTATGAGATCATATACATGTCTCCAGAACAAGTTAGGTGTTAGACCCCTTGACCAGCTTTCTTCATCATCTCCAGCACCAGCTATATAATTCCAGCTATACTCTGAGGTAGTTCTAATTTGAGCATGTCCAGTAGAGAAAGAGGCAGAAACAAGTATGATGGGTGTGAAATCCCATGAATCATGGTCAGGTACTTCATTCAACCAGATGACAGTTTTCTGCGATATCCATAGAGGTCGCAACGGCTTTTTCAAGCATCCTGCAAGGGCAGCTATATCAGCTCCACTTTCTTCTAACTGTTTAGTCCATTCCTCTAAGCGACCCTCAATTGAAGATCTCTCAGTTTTGGAAATCCACAGGGGAAGGTGCAATGAACAATCCCAATCAATAGAGGCCTGTTTCATGTCCTGAGCATTTTCGCTGGATGTACTTGAATTCTGTATCACAAAATGCAGACAGAAAAGAAAACCACGATTCATTATAAGCACATAAAGAGAAAAGGCCCAATCAATTTTGAAAGGGAAAAGTAATATCAATCGCAGACTCTCTGTAATCGAATGACCTCTGGCTTAAAATGAAGCACATTACCAGAAGAAACCATAAACAAGTTCCAATATTGGTAACAAGTCACATTATCTATATTCAAAAACTATAAAACTATACATTAATCAATACCAATGTTACTCACCCCCTCCAACACAGCTATATCATTCATTTTGCTCAAATGATTTCGAATACACCGATTAAGAACACAAGTCCAAATGGGTATAGTTTTCGACATGCTATCCGGAAATCTCTTCCCTTTACGAGTTGAATCCACTATGATACACCCTCCTTTCTCTCCTACCATATtcgatataaaaaaaaaaaatcatatatatactCTTACTTCTCAGAATGCCAAATGCTTCGATCAGAGTACTAATAATCATTTCTAAGATCCTTTTGTCCCAGTGCCAGTACCAATTATGTGTTATATGACcacttatttaaataaataaatgaaaaataaaagaggGTGTACCAGCAAGGTGAGCGACATGGAGATTAAGGCGAGAGGTGTTGAAGGACCAGTTGTTGTTGTGGCCATCGGTGGACTTGAAGTAACAGGTTGAGTGGAACCTGGAGAAGTACCAGAGTCCACAGCGGAGGTTGGCGACGAGAGGGAGGTCCGGCCATAGCTGGGAGATCTCGCCCACGAAGGTGGAGTCTTCGTAAATGGACCTCAGGGCGTTGTAAATGGTGTTATCCTTGCGCTTTATACTCCTTGCGGCCTTGTATATGCTCAGCTTCGTCGTCTCTCCTTCCATGGAAATGGAATCcacttctatttttatttttaggtttcTGCAAAGTCAGCTCAGTTTAGCTTCAGTTCGTAACTTACAAGAATTTAGAACTGAAGCCCCCCAAATTCAGTGACGCAACAAATTTTATCCCAAATTTTGCATTCGTCGCATGTTTTTTACCTgccatctctttttttttttaccatataTGTAACCGTgtgtttaaaaaataatatttgtttacgGTAAATGTGTACGTTCAAAAAaaaaagtgagagagagagagggaggattTACGGgtatatatattttatcaaaatatttaTAAGCAATATACCATTAGATTTATGTGTTTTTGCTTAATTCAACCATCAGTATTctgttttataaaatatatttttgaattttgtattttgtgaaataataaaaTTGGTCCTACATCAGAATTTGATCAAAATATATTTGACTTCAATTTTATTTAGAGGGTCATCCATTTTGAATATATGTAAATCAATTTTGTGGAAATtatgtttaaaatattttaactGAATTCGGATATAGGAGaccatttttaatcatttttcaaaatacagatacaaaaatatttttttaatataaacttaaaaTATAGCTACTCAAAAtgttataaattattttaaataaaaataatcccttaaaaaaatctaatattattattattattatttagggATTTTTTTAGCTGCAGTACTCATTTTTTACACTTTATAATACTTAGGTCTCAAAAGTTAATTTTGTATCAGTTAGATctctaatattttcaaattatataatATAGGTCCCtaaatgatatttttatttattttttctttcaaaatatataaataaaatataaaaaatggtgaatcaatcttaaaaaaaaattggaccacTTAATTTATAACAATACCAAACATaacattgaaaaaatatatattttcataacattttaa
This genomic interval from Humulus lupulus chromosome 8, drHumLupu1.1, whole genome shotgun sequence contains the following:
- the LOC133797110 gene encoding uncharacterized protein C3F10.06c — its product is MEGETTKLSIYKAARSIKRKDNTIYNALRSIYEDSTFVGEISQLWPDLPLVANLRCGLWYFSRFHSTCYFKSTDGHNNNWSFNTSRLNLHVAHLAGEKGGCIIVDSTRKGKRFPDSMSKTIPIWTCVLNRCIRNHLSKMNDIAVLEGNSSTSSENAQDMKQASIDWDCSLHLPLWISKTERSSIEGRLEEWTKQLEESGADIAALAGCLKKPLRPLWISQKTVIWLNEVPDHDSWDFTPIILVSASFSTGHAQIRTTSEYSWNYIAGAGDDEESWSRGLTPNLFWRHVYDLINSGPDSCNQKVADMVEKDRVYRAQRGQNAPQVIVKSTKLAGNPANLSHKESQFSLDILNIEDNLKSCDEDQAIFWLGETNIALGTPQAAENLSKVDCIIDCNEKSVSALLQDPETYLHLHILTSKFDRFSLVKSLPSAVKFAKLNLSKGKKLLICCHNGEDISVCVCLAILISLFDNEGTFDGGKFFSQNCITKLEMRKILVLICKFAVNARPSRGNLRQVFSVLSGRTVDSD